The Anaplasmataceae bacterium AB001_6 genome has a segment encoding these proteins:
- the bamD gene encoding outer membrane protein assembly factor BamD, translating into MMNFLRLSTLSLHILLIFSVLSDAFAVSDKDLMDINTENSFFITDSQKPEKSRHICYNNSEEMYNAIIQSTKYSQFVDVGNEFELLQNCYPFSKYTTQSYLISAYFQLKSDQIKEAIESLESFMLIYPDESHDYALYLLAKLHIKSLKDSKRDVKSALKAVEIIDMIKASYPNSVFLNELLAYKNTLINISYDKELSIVRFYLAKGLYHSALIRCFNMLDEKKYNDIFEPEILYRIAEAFNALNILDERNKFINKLKTKFPKSDWASNVEIII; encoded by the coding sequence ATGATGAATTTTCTCAGATTATCAACGTTGAGTTTACATATTTTGCTTATCTTTTCTGTTTTATCTGATGCATTTGCTGTTTCAGACAAAGATTTGATGGATATAAATACAGAAAACAGCTTTTTTATTACGGATTCACAAAAACCAGAAAAAAGCCGCCACATCTGCTATAACAATTCAGAAGAGATGTATAATGCAATTATCCAATCCACAAAATATAGTCAATTTGTTGATGTTGGTAACGAATTTGAATTATTACAGAATTGCTATCCTTTTTCTAAATATACCACCCAATCTTATTTAATTAGTGCATATTTCCAACTAAAATCTGACCAAATCAAAGAAGCCATAGAATCTTTGGAAAGTTTTATGTTAATTTATCCTGATGAAAGCCACGATTATGCTCTTTATTTGTTAGCGAAATTACATATAAAATCTCTAAAAGATAGCAAAAGAGATGTCAAATCTGCGCTCAAAGCGGTAGAGATTATTGATATGATAAAAGCCAGTTATCCTAATTCGGTTTTTCTGAATGAATTGTTAGCGTATAAAAACACACTGATAAATATATCTTATGACAAAGAGTTGAGTATAGTAAGATTTTACTTAGCTAAAGGTCTTTATCATAGTGCCCTCATAAGATGTTTTAATATGCTAGATGAGAAAAAATATAATGATATTTTCGAACCAGAAATACTCTATCGGATAGCAGAAGCTTTTAATGCTTTGAACATCTTAGATGAGAGAAATAAATTCATTAACAAACTTAAGACAAAATTCCCAAAAAGTGATTGGGCATCTAATGTAGAAATTATTATATAA